The sequence TTGGTGCTATTTCTTTCATCAACTTGTACGCCGGCCCCATCGCTCTTGAGAACATCGTGAGTATTATTTTAAAAATAAACCAAGGCTCCCATACTCATGTATCATTCCCAGAAACACAACTACATCTTCATTTTCGTCGGATGGGATCTGATTGAAGCCACGCTCTGGTACTTCCTTTGCGTCGAGACTGTCGGCCGAACTCTTGAAGAGCTGGAGGAAATCTTCAACACAAGCTACCCCGTGGCTGCCTCCACTCGCAAGAACAAGGTTGCCGTCAAAGATTCTGGTGCCGTTGCCGTTGTCGATCAAACCTACTAAATTTGTTACGACAAAGATACGTGATTTGAATGTGTTTTTTTAGCCAGCCACTTTGTTATTTCTTTTTTGGTTTCACCCCACTTATTGGTTTACCTGTATGGTGCTTTGATTGTGGACTCGTTATGGATGTAGTTCGTATCTTCGGGAATAAAGTTCTCCTTATCAAAGTAACTCATAAGTAATAACACCCTGTAAAACGAAGCTTTCTCTCCCATTTTCTAGGGTACGAGAACTCCAGATATCGATGGATGGACACGTTGAAGAAGTTTGTGGCCTCTCATAGAAGTGATGCCTGGCGGATCCCGGCTATCGATGAAGGAATTTTCTGATAGCAATGTACTTCAACAACTAATAATAATGAGTCTGGAAATTTAATAGTTACATGAAGTAGATGCTCTCTCACACAATATGATATATAATCTGCTGCTTCCCCTATGTACATGCCCTACCTGATGAATGTAACCACAGGCACCTAGTAGTAGATCAATCGTGAATCTTGCAAGAATGTCTGCCACAACCAGTGTCACAATCTCTCCGTAGGAAGTGCCAAGCTGGAATAGAACTTCATTTCGAGGCGAGGGTTAGCTCCCGAGTATGTGCGCAGCAACGTGTATTTCGATACTATAACGCTGCTGGGCGTGGGCACGCGACCGGAGATATAGACTTCAAAAGAAGTCGTATATTCAATCGGAAAAAAAACTTCGGAGTAGGGCGTGTGAGTGTAGGTTCTTGCTCGGATTTTTGCAGGGCATACAATGGCTATATGCGGTCACGTGAAGGGTGGTTTACTCTGCCATTGTAGACGCTTCCTGGAAAGAGTTATTATGATAGCGTAATCCCTGCAAATTGAGGGGTCGCAAATCTGCCCGTAACTATAAACAGGCCCCAGCGGCAAACTCAACGATTCAGCACTGTGTTGGCAATGATCAACGGTGTCATCCAACTTCACCCCGCGTACCGATGCAGACTGCGATCAACTGATTTACACACCATGAACCTCGATTTGGGTTTACGGCTCATGCAAGCATCACATCGGCCTGTGCTCGCGCCCATTGTATGCGCCCATGGGTTTCGTGTAAGCAGCTGCCAACCCACTAGGACTTGCCCTCGCGGCGTCTGGATTGGCCAACGTATATTTCACGCGGGTGCCTCTCCCGGTCTATTTCCCGAGCCCCGCTGTTATGATTATGCTTCAAGCTCTAATAATGATGTCGATGCTAAGGCCAGTGCCGAGTTCCCAGCCCTCGATGGTCTTTATTCTATTCCACCCACTGCGTCCCAggggtttttttttttcagaaCCACATCCGCTTGCTTTACTCTTAAATGATTCAACCCCAAGCCTTCCGGCTCCAACTGATCCCCAGGTAAGCATCCAAGCTTAAGCCGGATCAATTTCGTTTGTGATGATTTTCACACTACTCCAGGAAAATCGAACCCTATCGGGGGGATAATCACGGGGGTATCGTGTTGAAGAATCAGCCTCACGGTCAATAgtacacttgcgcccaaaaagattgagccacgtgagctcaaatcaatgacgctcacgcgtcacccgcacgattgagaattcgtttacgatgtaatagtaaattatgtagatacagtagtatagaacatatgtacaaagttttagatcgaaactaagtctcctcgtggagatacgcgtgagcaaaatttttgggctggctcattctttttgagcattttcaaattgcacctgcaactgcatgcatgcacccaaaatgacatgcaaaactgaataatttggatacaaattttagtatttggtgtttccacctttagctaaatacacagcttgtactCAACGCGgtaatgaatcatacaaattgCCGATATATTTCggggaaatttgtttccattcgtccctcactattttccataattcttccTTATTCAAAGCGGGAGGTTGGTGAGTACGCACGCGctccttcagatgccaccagaCGTTCTCAATTATATTCAAATCCGGGCTTTTTGACGGCCATGGGAGGACGCTTACGCCCCAACTGGCAAGCCAACGttgtgtcagcctggctgtatgctttggaTCTTGGTCGTGCTGGAATGTAATGTTGAACGGGGTGATTTTATAGTCGGCGagggttccaaagaaggcgtccccaaggatttcaatgtatcccGGGGCGTTCAGCTTGCATCGTATAAGGTACAATCGCCCGACTCCCTCTTGGgtaatgcacccccaaatgaagatacccccgccaccatgagatatcgtctttttggtgtatcGGGGATTATACAGGGACTCACTAGGCCgcctccagtaatattggcCGCTGTTGgccccaaataacttgattcggactttgtccaagaagacgatgttgtcccagcgtgattgtggccagaataatCAACTGTGGGCCCACGCGCGACGGGCTTTTCTATGCCGATAAGTGAGCAGGGGTACTTGGCGGCGTTTGTACGGCCGTAAACCCAGCTCTCGGAGGTAGCGGCGGAGGGTAGAGGACCCGACGgcagggaagtactgccgtctaatatttgctgctgttggtactCTACTCCAAGCTAGGGCCAAAGCAGCAAATCTGACGTTGCTGGGGGTTAATTTTTGTGGGcgcccaggaatgggatCGTGTCGATCGAGTGGGCGGTCAgtaagtccatacttggcccagatacGACCGACAGTTGCGTGAGAGACCTTGGTCTGaggttgcaaaagctgaacaatagCCCGATCTGAGTatttgagctttttcagcgcaattatctgagccttAGTCTTGGGACTAGTGTATCAAGCCATTCGCGCACTTTTGGCAGGTATTCGagcgtaaaaaggggtggtaaatggcactcgatgagggaggaccaagtagcttatataaagtgatcaaaaagaatgagccagcccaaaaattttgctcacgcgtatctccacgaggagacttagtttcgatctaaaactttgtacatatgttctatactactgtatctacataatttactattacatcgtaaacgaattctcaatcgtgcgggtgacgcgtgagcgtcattgatttgagctcacgtggctcaatctttttgggcgcaagtgtatatAATCCTTACGAATGTATTTACTGATGTTTGGATGTATACTTACTATAAAGTTCTGTTATCGGCTCTCAAGTACCTCAGTTTGACTGTAGAATAGTGAACTGAGGTACGTATTATCATTCTGTATCGTTCTATCCAATTTGCTTATCATCATGTAGATAACTATCATTTAGATTCAATATAATTTAAAATATTGGGGCCAAGACTACAGCTCCATCATAACTGGCCTGGTAATCATTGGTGATTAATTTACCAGTATTGTGTGCAAGCCGCAGAGAGAGACAGAGAGAGAGTAACCTGGATGAAATTCCTTTTACAACAAAGGCAAAGCGAGCCATATACATGTGTTCATGACTAAGACACTGACTAACAATCCGGCTAAACGTATGATCTCCACATGATGTTGTTTGATTATATCGAGTATCAATCAAGACAACCACAATAGTCAGCATATTGAGACAAAGCACCGATGGCCCAAATTCATGTACCAGCAAATTCATACTCGTATTCCAAACTTAAGTATCTTCATTATGGTTTGGGCTCTATCTCAAAACTCCCCGAAACTGTTAAAAATCTCGGTGCTAGTCGTGCATTAATCCTTACTGGCAAATTGGTATCAAAGTCACCAATTTTTGAAGAGACTAGCAAAGCTCTTGGATCCGTTCATGTTGCAAGTTTCACGGATATCGGGCAACACACGCCCGTCGCTGGCATTAGAGCCGCACTTGAGATCCTCAAAGAGAAGAATGCCGACACTATTGTTGCTTTGGGAGGAGGTAGTCCTATCGATGCTGCCAAAGCCATCAGCTATTATAGGAACGAATCGACAAGCCAGGGATTTTTGAAGATCATAGCAATTCCTACGACACTCAGTGCTGCTGGTACGTCATAATATGATCTTTAGCCAATCTAGGTAATTAACATAATCAGCAGAATACACACACAATGCCGGATATACTAAtgaagaagggaacaaggttTTTAGGGCTTTTGCTTGTATTAGGAGCATTGCTTACCAGTTGATAGGTGGCAGTTAGCAATCCAGAACTGGTTCCAGACGTGAGTCAACGCATATAACAACTCTAACTAATTTGACAGCCTCCCTCTCGTTGGTAGGCCGTTATTTTAGACGGGAGCCTCACTGTGTACACACCTATCCGACTCTGGCTTTCGAGTGGTATTAGAGCTCTGGATCACGGCGTAGAGGCTTTATACCGGTAAGTAAGCTAACGCTGAATTATATTGAGTTAATAACTAACCGCCAACCAGTCAACCACCAGTAGCATTCCCCATCATCGAATTAGCTTTGGCTTCAATCCCCCAATTATTTGAAAATCTTCTCAAGTCCCGTACTGACCCAAATAATCTCGAAGTTCGCCAACGATTACTAAACGCAGCTTACCTATCCCTATCGCCCAATCCAAAGCCTGGAGCTTTTGGTCTCAGCCATTCTCTTGGGCATAAACTGGGAGCAACTTATCAGATTCCACATGGTATCACGAGCTGTTTGACTCTGGCCAAGTCAACTGCTTTGAAAGCGCGTTTCTCTGACCCATATAGCCAAGAAAACTTGACGCGAGCGGTAAAGCGACTCGAGGCTGAAGCCAAAAATATCTTACCCGATGTCGACGTGGAAGGTGAACCAGAAGCAAGCAGAGGAGGTGCAATTCTATCTAAGTACATCGAGGACTTGGTTCAAAAATTGGGACTCAGGAGTACATTGGAGGAATGGAAGGTCCCCAAGGCTGATCTGGAGAGAATAGCCAAGGCGATAGAGAAAGAGGGATTGGCTGGGATCGAGGGGGGGCCCAGCGTCAGTCACGTTCACGAGCTGTTAGCTTCTATATAATGTCCATCGAATCATTTGATGTGTACGCGTACAATACCCATTTTAACCGTAACATTTGGTCACAACAGATACTATCTTTCCAAAAGAGGCAAGCAGACGATCACGCTCAATACGACGTGGTTCGGGCGCTTATGGGGCAGTGcctcctcagggtccaggaGCTTGTAGGTGACCTGTCTCTCACCTGCAATCGACTGTATAGATTGTGGCTTCTCGGTTTAGGTCTCGGCCTCTAGGCATTTCACTTTCATAATTCACGCATAATATGGCGGAACCTTCCGAGTCTGCGCCGAATGCTCAGGCAGAGCCTTCAGTAATCTCCATCGACCAAGGTGTCGGCGCGCCCTCGAACCCAACAGAAATAGAGCCCGGTGTGGAAACGCAGCCTGATAGTATCGTCGACAAAACCGAGGAGTCCGTAAACACTGAAGGCATTCCCGAACCTGCTAATGACGACGATCTCGACCCAAATCCTGTCTCGGAGGAAGCATTAGCTGAAGTCTCGGTCACGACCAACACACCGGCAGCTTTGGCCACTAGCCACGAAGAGACCAAGGATAATAAAGAGGATGTCAAACAAGACGCAATAGAGGTTTCGGACGCGTCTCAGAAGGATTTACCCATACCGCCCACTGACCGGCTGATTTCCACACCAGAGGTATCTGCAAATGAACCAGTGGACCCGCCTGCCCAATATGCTGAAGTATCAGACAAAGCAAACTCTGAAATGGCTCCTGTAGACCTTAACCCCCCGGAAGTTGTCGTTCGGGCACCTTCGACTGAATTGTCGCACACTCCAACGACCAGTGTACCCACTCCCATAACCGAATCCGATTCCAGGCCTGGCTCAGTCCCTCCTCCTATTCCTGAAAAGATTAAAAGTCCGGTAGATAGGTCTTCGGCCGCGGGCTTTTCTCAGCATCGCAATTCATCTGTCTCTTCTGTGCGAACCTCTACTCCTGGTCCCGGCTCCCGTCCCTCTATATCATCACAGCTCGATAGACGTTCTTCGATAGCCTCGCAAACTTCACATCGTACGAATGGGTCCCGCGCTTTTGTGTCTCCAGTATTCTTCACAACGGCCCTCGAAACTATTGCCGCGTCGCGTGAAGCAAAGCGATCAACGCCGTTCAAGAATTCCGTTGATCATGCATTGGAGTTGGTAAAATCTGGCAGAGGCGCCGAAAAGCCTAGAGAAATCTTCGAGCCATTACAGATGGCAGTAGAGACGCAAAACGAAAAACTCATGATCACAGGGCTGGATTGTATCGCGAAATTAGTATCGCACGGATTTTTCGCTGAGGACATCTCGCCTGAACACGCGTACAATTCACCCCCAGCCTCCCCTGCCCCAGGAGCCACGCCTGGTTCCACTGAAGGTCAATCTACCACACAGATGCCTCTCGCCGATCTGATTACCAGCACAATCACCGCAGCATATACCGACACTACCCCCGACGCAGTATCCCTCCAGATTGTCAAAGCACTCTTGTCACTCGTTCTCTCTCCAACTATCTTGGTTCACCATTCATCTTTACTGAAAGCCGTCCGGACTGTCTATAATGTGTTTCTGCTTAGCAATGATCCGGTTAACCAGATGGTCGCCCAAGGTGGTCTCACGCAAATGGTCAATCACGTTTTCGGTAGATGTAAGATAGGTGAAGATGGTTCGACTGATCCCGAAACGCCCGGTACACCTAGCTTGGTGGGCTCTCAGCATGCCAAGGATGATCTATCTCAAAACCCATCTGCGACTGGGTCCGTGATTTCTTTGTCAGCACCTCGTCCAAAATCCAACGGTACCCGACAGCATTCCGAGCCGGTTGACACCAATGGTCATCACCCTGCTGATTCCCCTAATGACGTTGAAGAGCATACAAACGATACAGAGCCAACATCAAATCCGGAAGCCACAGGGACCACTTCGCCGACTTCGCCTGTGCCTCGAGCTCCGTGAGTAGTTACCAACGCATTTGATTCGTCGCTCATCAGACACTCGTAGAGAAATGTTCGAGCAACCGAATCCGAACGATGCGTTACAGACGGGGATCTCCGGCCCGCTGACTCGACCTATTTCTAACAATGACTTGTTCATTAAGGACGCGTTCTTGGTGTTCCGTGCATTGTGTAAATTGACAATGAAGCCATTAGGCTCAGATAGGTTAGTTATTCAGATACCTTCagggggatttgcctgattaCTTGTCTAGTGAACGCGAACTCAAGTCACACGCTATGCGCTCCAAGCTTCTATCTTTACACTTGGTACTGACTGTTCTCGACACTCACATGCTGCTATTTGTCGATCCACATGCATTGATATTCTCCAGTTCCAGTAACGAAGCAACACCCTTCCTCCATGCAGTGAAGCAGTACTTGTGCTTAGCATTAAGTCGCAATGCGATCAGCTCTGTCCCCCAAGTATTCGATATAAGCGTTGAAATCTTTTGGAGAATTCTCAGCGGCCTACGGACGAAGCTCAAGGTACGAGCGACGATAATATAGGATCACTCGGGCTTATGCTGTGGCTTTCAACAGAAAGAAATTGAAGTTCTCTTCGTCGAGATTTTTATCCCTATTATGGAGATGAGGCAGGCAACCCCAAAGCAGAAGTCGACAATCCTGGTAATGTTTGCTAAGCTTTGTGAAGACCCGCAAACTCTCGTCGATATCTATCTCAATTACGATTGTGATCGGCAAGCGCTGGAGAACATCTATGAAAGGTTTGTCTCTCTAGTTGTTCAAGTTTATACCGACTGAGTAAACTCACCGTGTTAGGCTGGTAAATATAATATCCAAAACAGCCGCGTCACAGGCTCTGCCCCCAACAAAAGGTGCCGACCCTGGTGGTTCTACCTTGGCCACCGGACACACTGGACCCTCCTCTATGCCCCCATCCCTTAGCACTTCGGCTTTGACCCCTCAATCATCCGCTACACCACAGTCCGGAGATATACAACTTAACCGCCAAGGCCTTGAATGCTTGGTTTCGGTTCTAAAATCCTTGGTCGCTTGGGGAACAGGCAGCGATAAGGTTACTTCAGAAAGTGGCGATCGGACGAGCAGGTCTACTGCCCGGGAAGATTCGCGACACGATAGCCTCAGCGGTAGTGTCGGAGAGGAGGCTTCGCCTGTCACTAACGAAGCTGCTCGACAGTCCAATCCTGAGCTTGTCGATGATCCAGGGAAGTTTGAGACCGCCAAGCACAGGAAAACTTTGCTACTTGAGGGCATCAGACAGTTTAATTTCAAGCAGAAAAAGGTAGTTATTGTTATTCAGGCAGAAGGTAATTCTAACGTATTATTCAGGGCATTCAATTCTTTATCGAAAAAGGGTTTATTGATTCCCGGAGCCCAAACAGTATTGCAAGATTCCTAATCAGCACAGATGGGCTAAGTAAAGCCGCATTGGGGGAATATCTAGGCGAGGGGTAAGAGATTTCTGCCTAGTAAAGATTCAAGTACTGAGAAGTTATTATAGCGAAGAAGAAAACATTGCAATCATGCACGCATTCGTTGATCTGATAGACTTTACTGGCCTTACTTTCGTCGAAGCTCTTCGGGCGTTCCTGCAGGCATTCAGATTGCCCGGCGAATCTCAAAAAATTGATCGTTTTATGCTTAAATTTGCTGCACGAT comes from Rhizoctonia solani chromosome 4, complete sequence and encodes:
- a CDS encoding Sec7 guanine nucleotide exchange factor yields the protein MAEPSESAPNAQAEPSVISIDQGVGAPSNPTEIEPGVETQPDSIVDKTEESVNTEGIPEPANDDDLDPNPVSEEALAEVSVTTNTPAALATSHEETKDNKEDVKQDAIEVSDASQKDLPIPPTDRLISTPEVSANEPVDPPAQYAEVSDKANSEMAPVDLNPPEVVVRAPSTELSHTPTTSVPTPITESDSRPGSVPPPIPEKIKSPVDRSSAAGFSQHRNSSVSSVRTSTPGPGSRPSISSQLDRRSSIASQTSHRTNGSRAFVSPVFFTTALETIAASREAKRSTPFKNSVDHALELVKSGRGAEKPREIFEPLQMAVETQNEKLMITGLDCIAKLVSHGFFAEDISPEHAYNSPPASPAPGATPGSTEGQSTTQMPLADLITSTITAAYTDTTPDAVSLQIVKALLSLVLSPTILVHHSSLLKAVRTVYNVFLLSNDPVNQMVAQGGLTQMVNHVFGRCKIGEDGSTDPETPGTPSLVGSQHAKDDLSQNPSATGSVISLSAPRPKSNGTRQHSEPVDTNGHHPADSPNDVEEHTNDTEPTSNPEATGTTSPTSPVPRAPEMFEQPNPNDALQTGISGPLTRPISNNDLFIKDAFLVFRALCKLTMKPLGSDSERELKSHAMRSKLLSLHLVLTVLDTHMLLFVDPHALIFSSSSNEATPFLHAVKQYLCLALSRNAISSVPQVFDISVEIFWRILSGLRTKLKKEIEVLFVEIFIPIMEMRQATPKQKSTILVMFAKLCEDPQTLVDIYLNYDCDRQALENIYERLVNIISKTAASQALPPTKGADPGGSTLATGHTGPSSMPPSLSTSALTPQSSATPQSGDIQLNRQGLECLVSVLKSLVAWGTGSDKVTSESGDRTSRSTAREDSRHDSLSGSVGEEASPVTNEAARQSNPELVDDPGKFETAKHRKTLLLEGIRQFNFKQKKGIQFFIEKGFIDSRSPNSIARFLISTDGLSKAALGEYLGEGEEENIAIMHAFVDLIDFTGLTFVEALRAFLQAFRLPGESQKIDRFMLKFAARYVAQNPQSVFKDADPAYVLAYSVIMLNTDAYNPQVKKRMTKADFIKNNRGINDGSDLPEELLSAIFDDIHSKEIRMKDEEEAIALQSINTTPAGLVGAIANVGRDIAKETYVMQTTGMANKTEALLKTMMRSQRKGNPTPDQFFSASHFVHVRPMFEVAWMPFIAGLSTMQNTDDMELIGLCLEGFKLAIRIACFFDLELERNAFVTTLAKFTFLNNLGEMKTKNMEAIKALLDVAVSDGNHLRGSWHEVLTCVSQLERMALIGSKDETRRGKNKSRKLPAEELANESRSRHITVAADMVFSLSHYLSGTAIQDFVQALSDVSWEEIQTSGLSEQPRLFSLQKLVDISYYNMNRIRMEWSNMWHILGEHFNRVCCHTNPTVSFFALDALRQLAARFLEKEELANFKFQKDFLKPFEYTMTHNHNPDARDLVLQCLRHMIQTKVQNIRSGWRTMFGVFAEASKVLTESVAQHAFEIVSGINKDHFGAVVRNGAFADLTVCITDFCKVTKFQKISLLAINMLRGIIPVMLNHPECGLNPNPPSPRPDATSVQLTEDPLVKFWFPVLFSFYNIIMEAEDLEVRKLALNSLFSSLKTHGTTFPPDFWDHVCQKLLFPIFDVLKNSQEMSRLATAEDMNIWVSTTMIQALRELVDLYTHFFELLARSLGGLLDLLSACICLKNDTISRIGTSCLQQLLENNAQKLTNAQWDTVVMTFLRLFKGTTPHQLFDESLRAEGEVVPVAGDREHHDNEPSGPLSPLNDGVPISGRDRSRIFKDIIMKCVIQLLLIETTNDLLQNKEVYRTIPPDQLLKLLSVLDHSYQFARSFNADKELRTGLWKVGFMKHLPNLLKQESSSAACLINVSLRMYYDKRPEYQAQHAQVADRLMPLGLQIIEDFNALRTEGQGKNVATWTPVVAEILRGFYHFDDQTFARYLPALYPLATILITRDAAIEIRQPLSDIFVRIGRTKGITA
- a CDS encoding iron containing alcohol dehydrogenase family protein, which produces MAQIHVPANSYSYSKLKYLHYGLGSISKLPETVKNLGASRALILTGKLVSKSPIFEETSKALGSVHVASFTDIGQHTPVAGIRAALEILKEKNADTIVALGGGSPIDAAKAISYYRNESTSQGFLKIIAIPTTLSAAEYTHNAGYTNEEGNKVAVSNPELVPDAVILDGSLTVYTPIRLWLSSGIRALDHGVEALYRQPPVAFPIIELALASIPQLFENLLKSRTDPNNLEVRQRLLNAAYLSLSPNPKPGAFGLSHSLGHKLGATYQIPHGITSCLTLAKSTALKARFSDPYSQENLTRAVKRLEAEAKNILPDVDVEGEPEASRGGAILSKYIEDLVQKLGLRSTLEEWKVPKADLERIAKAIEKEGLAGIEGGPSVSHVHELLASI